From the Polaribacter tangerinus genome, the window CCCTTTAATATTCCAGTGTAAACCTCTTAAACTTTGGTAATATATTTGAAAGTTAGATAACAAACCATTTAAACTATCTACTAAATTTGCACTTTCTTTTTTGTCTAATCCTAAAATTGATGTACTCATAATTTTCTTTTTACTTTTTAAATTCACTGTAAATTTAAGAGAATTTTATGGAGATAAACTATAATAATTATTGATAGTTTTAATATCTTTATCAGAAATTATGATACCATGACCATCACCCAATTAAAATATGTTTTATCTGTTGCAGAATACCAAAATTTTACGGTAGCAGCAGAACACAGTTTTGTAACACAGCCTACTTTAAGTATGCAAATACAAAAATTAGAAGACGAACTCGGTGTTCAAATTTTTAATAGGTCTAAAAAGCCTATTGAATTAACCGAAGTTGGAAAAAAAATAGTCGAACAATCTAAAGTAATTGTAGATGAGAGCAATAGAATTTTAGATATCGTGCATCAACAAAAAGGGTATATTGGTGGTGAGTTTAAAGTAGGAATTATTCCAACAATAATGCCTACGTTGTTGCCAATGTTTTTAAATAATTTTACCAAAAAATACCCAAAAGTTAAGTTAATAATAGAAGAATTAACAACAGAAGAAATTGTACGAAAATTAACAGACGGCCACATTGATGCTGCGATTGCAGCAACACCGCTAGAAAATGAAGCCATAAAAGAAAGGCCATTATATTACGAACCTTTTGTTGGTTTAATTCCGCAAAATCATCGCTTGTTTAATAACAAACAAATTTCTGCTGACGAATTGGAAATGGAAGATATTTTATTATTGGAGGACGGACACTGTTTTAAAGACAGTGTAATTAATTTATGCAGAACACATAAAATTGATAATAAAAAAGGATTTCAGCTAGAAAGTGGAAGTTTTAATACACTTATTAAACTTTCTAAAGAGGGTTTAGGGATGACATTACTACCCTATTTGCACACTTTAGATTTAAACGATGTAGATAAAAGTCATTTAAGGGAATTTAAAAATCCGCCACCAGCAAGAGAGGTAAGCTTAATTTACCACAAATCTCAATTAAAAATGCAACTTATAGAAGCATTAAATAAAACGATAGACGGCGTAGTACGTGGAGCAATATCATTTTCTGACGTAAAAATAATAAGTCCTATTAAAAAATAAATAATCAATTCATAGTATTGATTACAATAGCCGTATCTGTTTTTTGTATTATTACTAAGTGCTTACTTATAACTCTAAACATATAGACTCCCAAAAAATAGCCTTTTTGTTTACCGATTTTAAGTAAGCATTTGTTTTTGAAAAGTGCTTTGAACCAAACCAGCCTCTCCAAGCGCCTAATGGTGATGGGTGTGGCGCCTTAAGAATATAATGTTTTTCTTTATTTATAAGTATCGATTTACTGTGTGCAAATTTTCCCCAAAGTAAAAAAACAATATTTTCATTTTCTTGAGAAATTTTAGAAATAACAGCATCTGTAAATGTTTCCCAACCTTTTTTTTGATGACTTCCTGCCTTATGAGCTCTTACACTTAAAGTCGCATTTAATAACAGCACCCCTTGATAAGCCCAAGACTCTAAATTTCCGTTGGTTGGAATAGAGCAATTTAAATCTGAAGAGAGTTCTTTTAAAATATTTTTTAAAGAAGGTGGTAATGCAACATTATCTTTAACAGAAAAACACAAACCATTAGCCTGGTGGTAATCGTGGTATGGATCTTGACCAATAATTACAACTTTTAAATTACTGGGTAAGCAAGTATTAAAAGCTGCAAAAATGTTTTCTTTCTCTGGAAAACATTGATGTGTTTGGTATTCATTTTCTACAAAAGTCATCAATTCTTTAAAATACTCTTTTTTAAACTCTTTATTTAGAATATTTTTCCAGCTATCAGCTATTTTTAGTTGCATTGTTTATTATTTTTGTAAAAAAATCAAAACTACACATTTGAACACAAATATTTCAGAAAAAACATTACAAGATTTAGAGTTTTCTACCGTTTTACATCATATTTCAGAACACTGTATAACTGGTCTAGGAAAAGAAGCTGTTCGAAGTATTGTACCAATTCTCGGTAGAAAAAAACTCTTTACAGAATTACACTTAGTAAATGAATATTTAAGTTCTTTTGAAAGTGAAAATAGGGTTCCAAACCATGGGTTTGATGCTATTACAGAAAGTGTTAAACGACTTAAAATTGAAAATAGTTTTATAGAAACTACAGCTTTCTTAAAAATAGCGACCACTTCTTTAACTGTTAATGAGCATATTAAGTTTTTTAATAAATTTAAAGTACAATTTCCAACCTTTTTTGAACGTACACAAAAAATTGAATTTACTACTTACATAGATGATGAAATAAAAAAAATAATAGACATATCTGGTGAGGTCAAAAACAATGCTTCTAGCGCTTTGAAGCAAATTAGGAGAGACATAAATGCTATTCGTGGTAAAATTGGTGCTAGTTTTTCTAGTGCACTTTCCAAAGCAATTAGTGCAGGATACCTAGATGATATTAAAGAAACTGTAGTAGACAATCAAAGAGTTTTAGCAGTATCTGCTATGTATAGAAGAAAAGTAGCAGGTAGTTTATTAGGTTCTTCAAAGTCTGGTAATATTGTATATATAGCTCCTCAAGCTACATTAGCTTATAGTAGGGAATATCAAAACTTAGTTTATGAAGAAAAACAAGAAGTTATAAGAATTCTAAGAGCATTGGGAGAAATTATTAGGCCTATGACAACTCTGCTAGAAGACTATATTACGTACTTAACTCATACAGATTGTATAAGTGCTAAAGCCAAGTATGCAAGAGAAATGCAAGCAGTACTTCCTAAAATAACAAAAGAAAAGAAAATATTTTTTAGGGATGCTTATCACCCTGTATTGTGGAGGAAAAATAATTTACAAAAAATTAAAACAGTATCTCAATCTATAGAACTGAATGAAAAACAACAAATTATTGTAATTTCTGGACCCAATGCAGGTGGAAAAAGTATCACTCTAAAAACAATCGGACTTCTTCAATTAATGATACAAAGTGGAATTTTAATTCCTGTTCATGAAAGGAGTCAAACTTATATTTTTGATAATATTCTTACAGATATTGGTGATAATCAGTCTATAGAAAATCAATTAAGTACTTATAGTTACAGGCTAAAAAATATGCGAAACTTTTTACGAAAATGTGGAGAAAGTACGCTATTTCTTATCGATGAGTTTGGTACAGGTTCAGATCCTGAACTAGGTGGCGCTTTGGCAGAAATATTTTTAGAGGAATTTTATAACAAAAAAGCATTTGGAATTATTACCACCCACTACTCTAACCTAAAAGTATTGGCCAATGAACTAGAAAATGTTACCAATGCAAATATGCAGTTCGACGAACGAACCCTAGAGCCTTTGTACAAACTTTTTGTAGGGCAAGCTGGTAGTTCTTTTACTTTTGAAGTAGCTCAGAAAAATGGAATTCCTTTTAGTTTAATTAATAAGGCTAAAAAAAGAGTCGATACCGAAAAGGTTCGACTAGATAAGACCATCTCTAAACTTCAAAAAGAGAGAAATAAGCTTCAAAAAAACTCAGATAATTTAGAAAAACAAAAAACTAAAGGAAAAGAACATTTAGAAAGTTTACAAGAGAAAGAAGAAAAAATTCAAGCAAAATTAGCAGGTTTTCAAGAATTATATGATAACAATCAAAAAATGCTTTCTCTTGGAAGAAAAGTAAATGAACTTTTTAATAAGTATTTTCAAAATAACAATAAAAAAGAACTCATTGCTAATTTTAACAAATGGGTTGCTGATGAAAAGGTTAAATATGCCAAAAAAAATCCGCTAAAAATAACCTCTAAAAATCAAAAAAAACAAGCAAAAATTATAGAAAAGCAATTGCAAGAAGTTATAAAAAAGGTTGAAAAAGAGGTTCTAGAAAAGGTAGTAGAAGTGAGAAAAGAGAAAAAAAATGAAGCAATAAAAGTTGCCAAAGAAAAAGCATCATATGAGTATAAAGTTAATGATAGAGTAAGAATAATAGATTCTACAAGTATTGGTACTATAGAAAAAATAGATAAAAATAAAGTAACGATTAACTATGGTTTGTTTACTACAAAAACTACCATAAATAAATTAGAGTTTGTAGAAAAGTCAAAAAAATAAAGAGTGTAAAAAATGTATTATTCTAGTTGCTAATTCTCAATTTCTGACTTTTAAATTGCCATATATGTAAAAATTAACAAAGCCTTTTATTCTGATGTATTAATAAAATTATTATTCAGATATTTGTAATTGATACTTTTAGAATTTATAAATGATTGACAACTCTACATTAGAAGTTTTAAATAAATCGCTTTCAGGCACAGTAGTTTATAGTAATTTACACAAAGCTATATACGCAACAGATGCTTCGGTGTATAGAAAAATACCCTTAGCAGTTGCTTATCCGAAAGATGAAGACGACCTGAAAAAGCTAATTCACTTTGCAACAAAAAATAATACTACTTTAATACCCAGAGCAGCAGGAACTTCTTTAGCTGGGCAATGTGTTGGAGATGGTATTATTGTAGATGTTTCTAAACATTTTACCAATATCATATCATTTAACGAAAAGCAAAAAACAATTAAGCTTCAACCCGGAATTGTTAGAGATTCTCTTAATAACTTCCTAAAAAAATACAACCTATTTTTTGGCCCAAATACTTCTACTTCAAACCGATGTATGATTGGAGGTATGGTTGGAAATAATTCATCTGGTAGTACTTCAATTAAATATGGAGTTACCAGAGATAAAGTGTTAGAAATTGAAGCCATTTTAAGCGATGGAAGTTCTGTTGTTTTCAAAGAAATAACATCAGAAGAATTTATAGATAAAACAACTCAAAAAACCTTAGAGGGCAATATTTATAAAACTATTTATGAAGAATTGCTCTCTAAAAAGGTTCAGAATGAAATTAAAAATGAGTTTCCGAAAGAAGCTATTCATCGAAGAAATACGGGATATGCAATTGACGAATTTTTAAAATCTGACTTATTTGGAGGAACCGAAAAAACAATAAATATTGCCAAATTTCTTACAGGTAGCGAAGGTACACTTGCATTTTCTACCGCCATTACAATTCAGCTAGACCTTTTACCTCCTGCCAAGAGCATCATGGTTTGTGCTCATTTTAAAAGTATTAACGAGAGTCTATTAGCCACAGTTACTGCAATGAAGCATAATTTATTTAATTGTGAGTTAATGGATAAAACCATTTTAGACTGTACAAAAAATAATAGAGACTTAGTAAAAAATCGATTTTTCTTAGAGGGAGATCCTGAAGCTGTATTAATGCTAGAAGTAGCAGCAAATACAGATGAAGAGGTTCTTCTGCTGGCAGAGGCACTTATTAAAGACTTAAAAAATAATAATTTTGGCTACCATTATCCGAAAGTGTACGGCAACGACATCGCAAAAGTACATTACCTTAGAAAAGCCGGTTTGGGTGCTCTGGGAAATATGGTTGGAGATAGAAAAGCAGTTGCTTGTATAGAAGATACTGCAGTAGCTTTAGAGGACTTACCTGATTACATCACAGAGTTTACAAAAATTATGGACAAATATCAGCAAGATGCTGTATATTATGCACATGCAGGAGCTGGAGAATTACATTTAAGACCAATTTTAAATTTAAAGAAAAAGGAAGATGTTGTTTTATTTAGAAAAATAACCACAGAAACAGCCGTTTTAGTCAAAAAATATAAAGGCTCCTTTTCTGGAGAACACGGAGATGGTATAGTAAGAGCTGAGTTTATTCCGCTAATGATTGGAGAAAACAATTACCAACTTTTAAGAAGTATAAAAAAAGCATTTGATCCAAAAAATGTTTTCAATAAAGGAAAAATTACAGATGCCTTTTCTATGGATAAAAACTTGCGATACGAAGTTGATAGAAAAGAACCCGTAATACCTACTATTCAGGATTTTTCTGACAGTGAGGGAATTTTAAAACTTGCCGAAAAATGTAATGGATCTGGAGATTGTAGAAAACCTGCAGAAGCAGGCGGAACAATGTGCCCAAGCTACAGAGCTACCAAAAATGAAAAAGATACTACGCGAGCTCGCGCAAACGCTTTAAGAGAATTTTTAACCAATTCTACAAAAGTTAATAAATTTAACCACAACGAGTTAAAAGAAGTTTTCGACCTGTGCTTAAGTTGCAAGGCGTGTGCTACAGAATGCCCAAGTAATGTAGATATTGCTACTATGAAAGCAGAATTTTTATATCAATATCAAGAATCAAATGGCTATTCTTTTAGAAGTAAACTCTTTGCCAACAACGTAAAATATAATAAAATTGGTAGTCTATTTCCTCAAATTACAAATGCTGTTTTAAACACTACATTGGCAAAGAAGTTCATGGGAGTTGCCACTGAAAGAAGTGTTCCTAGACTTGCAAATATACCACTAGAAAAATGGGTTAAAAAAAATGAATCTACAACAAAAGATAAAATTATCTATTTATTTTGTGATGAATTTACGAATTATTATGATGTAGAAATAGGAAAAGATGCTTTTTACCTTTTAGACAAATTAGGATATAATTTACAATTTGTTCCACATAAAGAATCTGGTAGAAGCTTTATTTCTAAAGGTTTTTTAAAAGAAGCAAAAGAAGTATGCAATCAAAATATTGCAATTTTTAAAAATATTATTTCCAAAGAAACTCCATTAATCGGTATAGAACCATCTGCTATTCTCACTTTTAGAGACGAATATATTCGACTAGCAGACGATAAAATTGCTGCACAAAATATTGCGAATAATGTGTTTACTTTCGAGGAGTTTTTGGCGAGGGAATTAAAAAATAATCAAATAAATACATCTTTATTTACTACAGAAGAAAAAACACTAAAAATTCATGGCCACTGTCACCAAAAAGCACTCTCTGGAACGGTAGCTAGTTTTGAAATTTTAAGTATTCCAAAGAATTATAAAGTTACCATTTTAAATACTGGTTGTTGTGGAATGGCAGGTTCTTTTGGATACGAAAAAGAGCATTTTACAGTTTCAATGCAAGTAGGTGAAGAATCGCTATTTCCAAAAATTAGAAATACAGAGAAAGATGTAGAAATAGTTGCTGCAGGAACTAGCTGCAGACATCAAATATTTGATGGCACAAAAAGACTTGCTAAACACCCAATTACCATATTAAAAGAAGCACTAAAATAAAGTTATGAGTAATAAAAATTATAAAGCTGCCAATAACAGATACGAAAAAATGAACTATAGACGTTCGGGTAAAAGTGGCTTACTTCTTCCTGAAATTTCGTTAGGACTATGGCATAATTTTGGTAAAAAAGACAATTTTGACAATGCAAGAAAACTACTAAAGTGCGCATTTGATAACGGTATTACTCATTTCGACTTGGCAAATAACTACGGCCCACCTCCTGGTTCTGCTGAAAAAAACTTTGGTAAGATTTTAAAAAAGGATTTAAAAAAATATAGAGATGAGCTCATAATTTCTACTAAAGCGGGTTACGAAATGTGGGATGGCCCTTATGGAAATTTAGGCTCTAAAAAGTTTTTGGTTGCTAGCTTAGACCAAAGCCTACAAAGAATGGGGTTAGATTATGTTGACATTTTTTATCATCATAGACCAGATTATGACACTCCACTAGAAGAAACAATGGGTGCGCTAGATTTAATAGTAAAACAAGGAAAAGCACTTTATGTTGGTATTTCTAACTACCAACCAAAAGAAGCTGAAAAAGCTTTTAAAATTTTAAAAAAGTTGGGAACACCTTGTCTCATTCACCAACCTAGATATAATATTTTTGATCGTTGGATAGAAAACGGGTTGTTAAATTTGTTAGAGGAAAGTGGTGTAGGTTCTATTTGTTTTTCTCCATTAGCACAAGGAATGTTATCAAATAAATATTTACATGAAATTCCTAAAGACTCTAGAGCAGTTAAAGAGAGTCCTTTTTTAAATGAAGATATGATTCGCAAAATGCTACCAAGAATTAAGTTGTTAAACGAAGTCGCATTAAACAGAAATCAAAATTTAGCGCAAATGGCCATTTCTTGGATTTTAAAAGACCAAAGAATAACCTCTGTGTTAATAGGAGCTAGTAAAACCACCCAAATTACAGATGCTGTAAAAGCTATTCATCATACAAATTTTACTGAGGAAGAAATTACAACAATAAACAATATTTAAGGTTTCTAAATAGTATTAAAAAAATAAAAATGAATTGATAAGTAGCTATTAAAGAAAAAAATTATATTTGTTATATCCATTCCTAATATAACAAGTATGAATATCAAAAAAAGCTATTTGCTTCTCTCACTACTATTTGCATTTAATAGTATTCAAAATTTTAGTCAAAATTCTGTAAACTTTTCCTTCCATCAAGACTTTAAACTTCTGGCCTTAGGAGATGATTTAGGAAACAGAGCAGGAACATTTAACTTTCTTGGAAGATTAAAATATGAAGCCCAAGCGGGTAAAATAGGGTATTACGTTTTTGGTACTGAATATGAAGAAGCCATATTATCTACTAAATATTCAAGGTTAGGTGGTTTTTTGGGATATTCTTTTATGGATGTTTTTAATAATTACAACATTCACATAACACCAACTATAGGTTATGGAAAAATTTTTAGAGCGGGAACGAATTTAAATAGTTGGTCTGGTGCCGTAGAATTTCAGTATTTTATAAATGATAAAATTCGAGTTAGTCTTTTAAACCAAGTAACCCAAAGAACAGACTTAGAGTTTTTATATGACGATTTAAAATACAGATATAGCTTTTTTTTGGGTGTTGAGTTTAAATTATTTACACCAAAAAAAAATTAAGAACTCCAGAACTCTCTTTTCTTATTTAGCGCTTCCTCAGTTTTAATATATTCTTCTGCTTCTTCTGGTGAAAGTACTTTTAAAAATGATGGATGCTGTTCTATAGCGTACTCAATTTTTGTAACTATTTCTGCTACAGTCTCGTTTTCATAATCTATCTCTAATGGCTCTTTAATAACCATAGATTGTAAAACATTTCGCTTTTTAATACTCAAGCCTTTTTTATCAAAAGACCTTCTAAAACCATCTATAACTATAGGAACAACTACGGGTTTATAAGTTTTAATAATATGTGCTGTTCCTCGTCTAATTGGTTTAAAAGGGGTAGTTGTTCCTTGAGGAAAAGTAATTACCCAACCATCTTTTATAGCTTTACCAATGTTAGAAATATCAGAATTTTTTACTTGACGCTTTACATCTTTACCACCACTTCGCCATGTTCTATCTATTGAAACAGAACCTGCATAAGCAAAAATTTTAGGCAGTAAACCTGCTTTCATAGTTTCACCAGCTGCAACAAAATAAATATTTAACTTTGGATGCCAAATATAACCTACATTTTTAATAGAATCATCTCTCCCGCTTAGTGCAGCATTAAAAACATGAAACATAGCAGCAACATCTGCAAAGTAAGTTTGATGATTAGAAATAAACAACACACCGCTTTCTGGCAAGTTTCTAAGAATTTCTGAACCTTCTATTTGTAAGCTGTTAAATTTTCTATATCTACCATGAGAAATAATACCGAAAACTCTTATAATAATCTTTTTTAAAAATAAAATATGACCAAAAGGATTTCTTTTAAACAAAGACATTTATGCTATTTGATTGGTTAGTTGATTAAAAACAAATCTACAAAAAAACTAATTAAAATCGAACCTCTATTGTAAGAGTTCTTTAATTTCTGCAAGCATCATTGCAGTAGCACCCCAAACTATGTGATTATTAAGTTTAAAGCATGGAACTTCTACATTGTTCATATAAGAATTGTTAATCGATACAGTCGAAATAGAGGTGTCATTTAATAAGTCTGTAACGAGTACTTCAATTGTTTTTGCTACTTCATAATTGGTCAAAAACAAGGGGGTCTCTTCTGAAAAACCTAAAAAAGGAGTTGCTAAAAAATTGCTAGGTGGTATGTATACAGTTGTTAATTCTCTTACAATATTTACCTTATTGGGCTGTATTCCTACTTCTTCAAAAGATTCCCTAACAGCTGTTTGTTGTAAGTTTTTATCTCTAACCTCTTTCTTACCTCCCGGAAAACTAACTTGCGACGAATGTGCTCCTTTGTAGCTTGCTCTTTCTGTTAAAAGAAATGAAGTTTCATTATTTTTATTTGGATAAAAAAGTGCTAAAACTGCAGCTACTTTTGGGTTATTGGCACTAATTTTATCCGTATCATATCGCTTACGAAGCTCAGGAGCTAGCTTAAATTGAGCGTTTATTCCTCCCAAACGATTGGATGTTATTTGAGGTATTTTTTTTCTAAATTGACTAAAATTCACTTTATAGTAATATATTTAGCTAAAATATAACTTTTCTTCCAAGAAAATTACATTATTTACTGTAAAACCTAAATGAAAAAATCCTACACAAAACTATTATTAAGTATAATTTTAGACGGAATTGGTTTTATTCCCATTCCCATACTTAGTATAATTTGGGCACCTATATCTAGTTTTATTATGACTAAAATGTATCCTAGTAAATTAGGCAAAATTGCGGCTGTTGTTTCTTTTATTGAAGAATTACTTCCTATAGATATTTTTCCAAGTTTTACTGTTATGTGGTTGTACACTCAAATTTTAATGAAATTTAAAAAAAGTAATACTAAAAAGTAGTTTTTTTATTTTTTGAATAAAAAACCAAAGCCCAATCTACTTAAAAACTTTTTTTCGAAATTCCAGAAAAAATGGAATTGCCCAAAAAACCATCCTACTATTGGAAGTGTAATCTGATAAATTGGAAAAATAAGTAAAAACCTTACTAAATAATATAAAAAAGGTGAAATTGAATTTACATCTAAACCAAAAAAGTTTGTTACTGGTTTAGCCACCCATGTAGCAAAAGAACCATTTATAGAAAATACTAATAGAATTGCTACTATAGACCAATTACTTTTTATACCCCATCGTTGTTTTAATTTTTCCATCACAACTATGCCTGTTTTTTTATATTTCTAAACATTAACCAAAATCCAATTAAAACTAATGGAATACTTAATACCTGACCTGTATTTAAAGGGCTAAACAACCACTGCTCTCCCCTTTCTTGAACTTGGGGTTCTTTTAAAAACTCTATTAAAAATCGTAATGACCATAAAACAGTCATAAACAACCCAAAAAGAAATCCAATTTGCTGCTTTTTTGCAGTTTTCCAATACAAATACCACATTACAAAAAACAACGCTAAATAACTAAATGCCTCGTATAATTGAGTTGGATGGCGCGCAGTAGTTTCACCTGCTGCCTTAAAAATTACACCAAAACTAGAACCTGTTTCTTTTCCATAAATTTCTGAGTTAAAGAAATTTCCAAAACGTATAAAGAAACCTGCCAATGCTACCATTATTGCCAATCTATCTAAAATAAATAGCCATGGCTTTTGTAAATGTTTTTTTGCATAAAAATACATAGCAATAGGAATTCCAATGGCAGCACCGTGACTAGCAAAACCAGTAAAACCTGTAAATTTCCAACCTTCAGAAGATTTTTTAAAAGGTAAAATAATTTCTAATAAGTGATTTTGATAGTAGTCCCAACTATAAAAAAATACATCTCCAAGACGCATTCCTACTAGCATAGATAAAAAAACATACATAAAAAGTGGATCCATTTTTTCTACTGGTATGGAATCTTTAATGTAAATTTTCTTCATAAAATGTAGTCCTAATACGAAGGCTGCCACAAACATTAAACTGTACCATCTGATCACAAAAAAACCTAAATCTATTCCTATAGATGGGTTCCACTCAATTGATAAAAAACTCATACTTTATATATTTAAATATATAGTTTTCTTTATTTTAGAAAACTAAAATTATTCATTATTATTTTTGGGCACAGGATCGAAACCACTACCTCCCCATGGATTGCAGCTTATTATTCTTTTCAAAGCTAACCAGCCACCGAAAACCAAACCATGCTTTTGTAATGCTTCTATAGTATAATTAGAACATGTGGGACTATATCTGCAACTAGCTGGTGTAAATGGCGATATAGCTACTTGGTAAAAGCGAACTAAAAGAATAAACGGATATGAAACTATTTTTTTCAAAAAAACTATACTCTAAGGGTTATCTAAAAACATTATTAAAATAAAAGATTGTAAAAACTAGCATTTTAAATTTTAAAAGAAATCTAATTTAAGGTAAAGGTAGTTCCTTCTTTTCCGTCTTTTAATTGTATACCAAGGGCAACTAATTCGTCTCTAATTTGGTCAGATAGCGCCCAATCTTTATTCTCTCTTGCCTCTTTTCTTAACTTTATCAACAACTCTACAACTCCGTTTATTTTTTCTGAGCTGTCTTCTGATTTTTCGCTCATCAACCCTAACACATCGAAAACAAATGCACGAATTGCTTCTTTTAAGGTTGCCAAATCTAAAGCTGTTAAACTTGCTTTACCTTCTCTAATTTGATTAATTAATTTAACAGCATCAAATAAATGAGAAATTAAAATCGGGGTATTAAAATCGTCATTTAACGCATCGTAACAAGCCTTTTTCCAAACATTTACATCAAAAGTTGATACTTTATCAGCTTCTATACTGTCTAAAAATGCAATTGCTTCCATTAATTTAGCATGGCCTTTTTCTGATGCTTCTAATGCTTCTCCAGAAAAATCTAAAATACTTCTGTAATTTGCTTGCATGTTAAAAAAACGAACAACAGATGCCGAAAATGCTTTTGGAAGAATCGTGTTTTTTCCTGTTAATATTTCGTTTGGCAAAATAAAATTTCCTGTCGACTTTGCCATTTTTTGACTATTTAAGAGCAACATATTTGTGTGCATCCAATAGTTTACCGGAGTTACCCCTGAACAAGTTTGAGATTGTGCAATTTCACACTCATGATGTGGAAATTTTAAATCCATACCACCACCATGAATATCAAACTGTTCTCCTAAATATTTGGTGCTCATTACAGAACACTCTAAGTGCCAACCCGGAAAACCATCACTCCAAGGAGATGGCCAGCGCATAATGTGTTTTTCATCTGCTTTTTTCCAAAGCGCAAAATCTTGTGGATTTTTTTTATCCGACTGACCGTCTAGAGTTCTTGTATTGTGTATTAAATCTTCAATTTTTCTGCCAGAAAGAATACCATAATTTCCTTTTTCATTATAAGCCAACACATCAAAATAAACCGAACCATTAACCTCATATGCAAAACCTTTAGAAATAATTTCTTTAATCATTTCTATTTGTTCAACAATATGGCCAGTGGCTGTTGGTTCTATACTAGGTGGTAAAAAATTGTAATTTTTAAGAACATTATGAAAATCTACGGTATACTTTTGCACTACTTCCATAGGTTCAATTTTTTCTAAACGGGCTTTTTTAGAAATTCTATCCTCGCCTTCATCCGCATCGTTTTCTAAATGACCTGCATCAGTAATATTTCTAACATAACGAACTTTGTAACCTAAATGTAATAAATATCTGTAAACAACATCAAAAAACATAAAAGTTCGAACATTTCCTAAATGCGCATTACTGTAAACAGTAGGTCCACAAACATACATTCCTACAT encodes:
- a CDS encoding aldo/keto reductase, translated to MSNKNYKAANNRYEKMNYRRSGKSGLLLPEISLGLWHNFGKKDNFDNARKLLKCAFDNGITHFDLANNYGPPPGSAEKNFGKILKKDLKKYRDELIISTKAGYEMWDGPYGNLGSKKFLVASLDQSLQRMGLDYVDIFYHHRPDYDTPLEETMGALDLIVKQGKALYVGISNYQPKEAEKAFKILKKLGTPCLIHQPRYNIFDRWIENGLLNLLEESGVGSICFSPLAQGMLSNKYLHEIPKDSRAVKESPFLNEDMIRKMLPRIKLLNEVALNRNQNLAQMAISWILKDQRITSVLIGASKTTQITDAVKAIHHTNFTEEEITTINNI
- a CDS encoding lysophospholipid acyltransferase family protein encodes the protein MSLFKRNPFGHILFLKKIIIRVFGIISHGRYRKFNSLQIEGSEILRNLPESGVLFISNHQTYFADVAAMFHVFNAALSGRDDSIKNVGYIWHPKLNIYFVAAGETMKAGLLPKIFAYAGSVSIDRTWRSGGKDVKRQVKNSDISNIGKAIKDGWVITFPQGTTTPFKPIRRGTAHIIKTYKPVVVPIVIDGFRRSFDKKGLSIKKRNVLQSMVIKEPLEIDYENETVAEIVTKIEYAIEQHPSFLKVLSPEEAEEYIKTEEALNKKREFWSS
- a CDS encoding NUDIX hydrolase, whose product is MNFSQFRKKIPQITSNRLGGINAQFKLAPELRKRYDTDKISANNPKVAAVLALFYPNKNNETSFLLTERASYKGAHSSQVSFPGGKKEVRDKNLQQTAVRESFEEVGIQPNKVNIVRELTTVYIPPSNFLATPFLGFSEETPLFLTNYEVAKTIEVLVTDLLNDTSISTVSINNSYMNNVEVPCFKLNNHIVWGATAMMLAEIKELLQ
- a CDS encoding DUF6787 family protein codes for the protein MEKLKQRWGIKSNWSIVAILLVFSINGSFATWVAKPVTNFFGLDVNSISPFLYYLVRFLLIFPIYQITLPIVGWFFGQFHFFWNFEKKFLSRLGFGFLFKK
- the lgt gene encoding prolipoprotein diacylglyceryl transferase; translation: MSFLSIEWNPSIGIDLGFFVIRWYSLMFVAAFVLGLHFMKKIYIKDSIPVEKMDPLFMYVFLSMLVGMRLGDVFFYSWDYYQNHLLEIILPFKKSSEGWKFTGFTGFASHGAAIGIPIAMYFYAKKHLQKPWLFILDRLAIMVALAGFFIRFGNFFNSEIYGKETGSSFGVIFKAAGETTARHPTQLYEAFSYLALFFVMWYLYWKTAKKQQIGFLFGLFMTVLWSLRFLIEFLKEPQVQERGEQWLFSPLNTGQVLSIPLVLIGFWLMFRNIKKQA
- the yidD gene encoding membrane protein insertion efficiency factor YidD — protein: MKKIVSYPFILLVRFYQVAISPFTPASCRYSPTCSNYTIEALQKHGLVFGGWLALKRIISCNPWGGSGFDPVPKNNNE
- the cysS gene encoding cysteine--tRNA ligase — translated: MEKYKDNQLKIYNSLSKKKEVFKPITEGYVGMYVCGPTVYSNAHLGNVRTFMFFDVVYRYLLHLGYKVRYVRNITDAGHLENDADEGEDRISKKARLEKIEPMEVVQKYTVDFHNVLKNYNFLPPSIEPTATGHIVEQIEMIKEIISKGFAYEVNGSVYFDVLAYNEKGNYGILSGRKIEDLIHNTRTLDGQSDKKNPQDFALWKKADEKHIMRWPSPWSDGFPGWHLECSVMSTKYLGEQFDIHGGGMDLKFPHHECEIAQSQTCSGVTPVNYWMHTNMLLLNSQKMAKSTGNFILPNEILTGKNTILPKAFSASVVRFFNMQANYRSILDFSGEALEASEKGHAKLMEAIAFLDSIEADKVSTFDVNVWKKACYDALNDDFNTPILISHLFDAVKLINQIREGKASLTALDLATLKEAIRAFVFDVLGLMSEKSEDSSEKINGVVELLIKLRKEARENKDWALSDQIRDELVALGIQLKDGKEGTTFTLN